Proteins from a genomic interval of Trifolium pratense cultivar HEN17-A07 linkage group LG6, ARS_RC_1.1, whole genome shotgun sequence:
- the LOC123891479 gene encoding uncharacterized protein LOC123891479: protein MDHQHTLQLNGSELPSFMCSGCKEQGAGTSYICEYSNCNYILHKECAESVKHAVHPFFKNCNFELYEKAEEGGFCDACGKDLLGFYYASSITGCALHPCCLNLKENILNDDGNVIMTLSHEVPSDCVHCKQKHVVRNQFEGWSYVFNSDGKSCVHVSCFKDMIPENLKKRPRRRRMRSFMKFTGKLVVNIAIDLITGDITNSISTIVEALARSNG from the coding sequence ATGGATCATCAACACACATTACAATTAAATGGTTCAGAATTACCTTCATTCATGTGCAGTGGTTGCAAAGAGCAAGGTGCTGGAACTAGTTACATCTGTGAATACAGCAATTGCAATTACATCCTCCATAAAGAATGTGCAGAATCTGTTAAACATGCCGTTCAtccatttttcaaaaattgcaattttgagTTGTATGAAAAAGCAGAAGAAGGTGGATTTTGTGATGCCTGTGGAAAAGATCTGTTAGGTTTTTACTATGCTAGTTCCATAACGGGATGTGCTCTACATCCTTGTTGTTTGAATCTTAAAGAAAACATTTTGAATGATGATGGAAATGTAATAATGACATTGTCTCATGAAGTTCCATCAGATTGTGTCCATTGTAAGCAAAAGCATGTTGTGAGAAACCAATTTGAAGGTTGGTCATATGTTTTTAATTCTGATGGAAAGTCTTGTGTTCATGTTTCGTGTTTCAAGGATATGATTcctgaaaatttgaaaaaaaggCCAAGAAGGAGGAGAATGCGTTCTTTCATGAAATTTACCGGCAAGTTAGTGGTGAACATAGCGATCGATTTAATTACAGGAGATATTACTAATTCTATCTCTACCATTGTGGAAGCCCTTGCTCGctcaaatggttaa
- the LOC123891484 gene encoding heat shock cognate 70 kDa protein-like isoform X2 — MAKKYKGPAIGIDLGTTYSCVAVWQGQNNRAEIIHNDQGNRITPSFVAFTTDLRLIGDAAKNQAARNPDNTIFDAKRLIGRKYSDSVIQDDIQLWPFKVVAGTDDNPQIIVQYKGEEKRLCAEEISSIVLTKMREIAEKFLESSIKNAVITVPAYFNDSQRKATKDAGAIAGLNVMRIINEPTAAALAYGLQKRESNVEKRNVFIFDLGGGTFDVSLLTLKGDSFDNRMVNYLVKEFKRKHTEDISGNAKALRRLRTASEKAKRTLSFDIEAMIDIDALYQGIDFALSVSRAKFEQLNMDLFEKCLEIVKSCFSDAKMDKSSIDDVVLVGGSSRIPKVQQLLHEFFEGKELCSSINPDEAVAYGAAVQAALLSEDVKNVPNLVLQDVTPLSLGVLTYEDTMSVMIPRNTSIPVKKTKNYLTVKDYQSVVGIKVYEGESVIASENNLLGLFKLYVPRAPRDLPFQVCFTIDADGILNVSAEEESSGNKEDITITNENGRLSCEEIERMIKEAEHFKSEDMKHMEKVRSMNALDKRK, encoded by the exons ATGGCCAAAAAATACAAAGGACCTGCTATTGGAATTGACCTTGGCACAACCTATTCATGTGTAGCAGTTTGGCAGGGCCAAAACAATCGTGCAGAGATCATTCACAATGATCAAGGTAACCGAATAACACCTTCTTTTGTTGCTTTCACTACTGATCTAAGGTTGATTGGTGATGCTGCTAAAAATCAAGCCGCTCGAAACCCGGACAACACTATTTTTG ATGCAAAGAGGTTGATTGGAAGGAAATATAGTGATTCTGTTATTCAGGATGATATACAGTTGTGGCCATTTAAGGTTGTTGCTGGTACCGATGACAACCCTCAGATTATTGTTCAGTATAAGGGTGAGGAAAAACGCCTTTGTGCTGAGGAAATCTCTTCTATTGTCCTCACAAAGATGCGTGAAATTGCAGAGAAGTTTTTGGAGTCATCAATCAAGAATGCAGTTATTACCGTGCCTGCTTATTTCAACGATTCTCAACGAAAAGCTACAAAAGATGCCGGTGCTATTGCTGGACTTAATGTAATGCGGATAATCAATGAGCCTACTGCTGCTGCACTTGCATATGGCCTTCAGAAGAGAGAAAGTAATGTTGAAAAACGAAATGTCTTCATCTTTGATCTTGGTGGTGGCACTTTTGATGTGTCTCTTCTTACACTTAAGGGCGATAG CTTTGATAACAGAATGGTGAACTATTTAGTTAAGGAATTTAAGAGGAAGCATACAGAGGACATCAGTGGGAATGCGAAGGCCCTTAGGAGGTTGAGAACTGCTTCTGAGAAGGCTAAAAGGACATTGTCATTTGATATTGAGGCTATGATTGACATAGACGCTCTATACCAGGGAATTGACTTCGCTTTGTCAGTCAGTCGAGCCAAGTTTGAGCAACTGAACATGGATCTCTTTGAAAAATGTTTGGAGATTGTTAAGAGTTGTTTTAGTGATGCAAAGATGGACAAAAGTAGTATAGATGATGTTGTACTTGTTGGTGGATCTTCTAGGATTCCCAAAGTGCAGCAGCTATTGCATGAATTTTTTGAAGGGAAGGAACTGTGCAGTAGCATCAATCCGGATGAAGCTGTTGCTTATGGAGCAGCTGTTCAGGCTGCTTTGCTAAGTGAAGACGTTAAGAATGTTCCAAACTTGGTGCTACAAGATGTTACACCTTTGTCACTTGGTGTCTTAACGTATGAAGATACTATGAGTGTGATGATTCCTAGAAATACCTCCATTCCTGTTAAGAAGACAAAAAACTATTTAACAGTTAAAGATTACCAATCTGTTGTCGGAATTAAGGTTTATGAGGGTGAGAGTGTGATTGCGAGTGAGAACAACCTGCTTGGTTTGTTTAAGTTGTATGTTCCTCGTGCACCTCGTGATCTTCCTTTCCAGGTATGCTTTACTATAGATGCCGATGGTATATTAAACGTCTCTGCTGAGGAAGAAAGCAGTGGTAATAAGGAAGATATTACAATAACGAATGAAAATGGAAGATTGTCATGCGAAGAAATTGAAAGAATGATAAAGGAAGCTGAGCACTTCAAGTCTGAAGACATGAAGCATATGGAGAAGGTTAGATCAATGAATGCTTTGGATAAGAGAAAATAA
- the LOC123891484 gene encoding heat shock cognate 70 kDa protein-like isoform X1, producing MAKKYKGPAIGIDLGTTYSCVAVWQGQNNRAEIIHNDQGNRITPSFVAFTTDLRLIGDAAKNQAARNPDNTIFDAKRLIGRKYSDSVIQDDIQLWPFKVVAGTDDNPQIIVQYKGEEKRLCAEEISSIVLTKMREIAEKFLESSIKNAVITVPAYFNDSQRKATKDAGAIAGLNVMRIINEPTAAALAYGLQKRESNVEKRNVFIFDLGGGTFDVSLLTLKGDSFEVKATSGDTHLGGEDFDNRMVNYLVKEFKRKHTEDISGNAKALRRLRTASEKAKRTLSFDIEAMIDIDALYQGIDFALSVSRAKFEQLNMDLFEKCLEIVKSCFSDAKMDKSSIDDVVLVGGSSRIPKVQQLLHEFFEGKELCSSINPDEAVAYGAAVQAALLSEDVKNVPNLVLQDVTPLSLGVLTYEDTMSVMIPRNTSIPVKKTKNYLTVKDYQSVVGIKVYEGESVIASENNLLGLFKLYVPRAPRDLPFQVCFTIDADGILNVSAEEESSGNKEDITITNENGRLSCEEIERMIKEAEHFKSEDMKHMEKVRSMNALDKRK from the exons ATGGCCAAAAAATACAAAGGACCTGCTATTGGAATTGACCTTGGCACAACCTATTCATGTGTAGCAGTTTGGCAGGGCCAAAACAATCGTGCAGAGATCATTCACAATGATCAAGGTAACCGAATAACACCTTCTTTTGTTGCTTTCACTACTGATCTAAGGTTGATTGGTGATGCTGCTAAAAATCAAGCCGCTCGAAACCCGGACAACACTATTTTTG ATGCAAAGAGGTTGATTGGAAGGAAATATAGTGATTCTGTTATTCAGGATGATATACAGTTGTGGCCATTTAAGGTTGTTGCTGGTACCGATGACAACCCTCAGATTATTGTTCAGTATAAGGGTGAGGAAAAACGCCTTTGTGCTGAGGAAATCTCTTCTATTGTCCTCACAAAGATGCGTGAAATTGCAGAGAAGTTTTTGGAGTCATCAATCAAGAATGCAGTTATTACCGTGCCTGCTTATTTCAACGATTCTCAACGAAAAGCTACAAAAGATGCCGGTGCTATTGCTGGACTTAATGTAATGCGGATAATCAATGAGCCTACTGCTGCTGCACTTGCATATGGCCTTCAGAAGAGAGAAAGTAATGTTGAAAAACGAAATGTCTTCATCTTTGATCTTGGTGGTGGCACTTTTGATGTGTCTCTTCTTACACTTAAGGGCGATAGCTTTGAAGTAAAGGCCACATCAGGAGATACACATCTTGGTGGAGAGGACTTTGATAACAGAATGGTGAACTATTTAGTTAAGGAATTTAAGAGGAAGCATACAGAGGACATCAGTGGGAATGCGAAGGCCCTTAGGAGGTTGAGAACTGCTTCTGAGAAGGCTAAAAGGACATTGTCATTTGATATTGAGGCTATGATTGACATAGACGCTCTATACCAGGGAATTGACTTCGCTTTGTCAGTCAGTCGAGCCAAGTTTGAGCAACTGAACATGGATCTCTTTGAAAAATGTTTGGAGATTGTTAAGAGTTGTTTTAGTGATGCAAAGATGGACAAAAGTAGTATAGATGATGTTGTACTTGTTGGTGGATCTTCTAGGATTCCCAAAGTGCAGCAGCTATTGCATGAATTTTTTGAAGGGAAGGAACTGTGCAGTAGCATCAATCCGGATGAAGCTGTTGCTTATGGAGCAGCTGTTCAGGCTGCTTTGCTAAGTGAAGACGTTAAGAATGTTCCAAACTTGGTGCTACAAGATGTTACACCTTTGTCACTTGGTGTCTTAACGTATGAAGATACTATGAGTGTGATGATTCCTAGAAATACCTCCATTCCTGTTAAGAAGACAAAAAACTATTTAACAGTTAAAGATTACCAATCTGTTGTCGGAATTAAGGTTTATGAGGGTGAGAGTGTGATTGCGAGTGAGAACAACCTGCTTGGTTTGTTTAAGTTGTATGTTCCTCGTGCACCTCGTGATCTTCCTTTCCAGGTATGCTTTACTATAGATGCCGATGGTATATTAAACGTCTCTGCTGAGGAAGAAAGCAGTGGTAATAAGGAAGATATTACAATAACGAATGAAAATGGAAGATTGTCATGCGAAGAAATTGAAAGAATGATAAAGGAAGCTGAGCACTTCAAGTCTGAAGACATGAAGCATATGGAGAAGGTTAGATCAATGAATGCTTTGGATAAGAGAAAATAA
- the LOC123891485 gene encoding probable anion transporter 4, chloroplastic, producing MLITSKYEETWALKVYRVDIRQAAWFSAVPWVVMAIMNYLAGFWLDMMIQSGTSVTLTHKIMQSIGFVGPGLSLIGLATAQNPSVASAWLTLTFGLKSFGHSRFLVNFQEDRTTVFWCYTWYDFYCILKTS from the exons ATGCTTATAACATCCAAATATGAGGAGACATGGGCACTAAAG GTATATCGTGTGGATATCAGGCAGGCGGCATGGTTTAGTGCCGTTCCATGGGTTGTGATGGCTATCATGAATTACCTTGCTGGCTTTTGGTTAGATATGATGATACAAAGTGGTACAAGTGTGACTTTGACTCATAAGATTATGCAG TCCATTGGTTTTGTTGGTCCCGGACTTAGCCTCATTGGTTTAGCAACAGCACAAAACCCCTCGGTTGCTTCTGCTTGGCTTACATTAACCTTTGGCTTGAAATCTTTCGGTCACTCTAGATTTCTTGTGAACTTTCAG GAGGATCGCACCACAGTATTCTGGTGTTATACATGGTATGATTTCTACTGTATCTTGAAAACCTCCTGA
- the LOC123891480 gene encoding heat shock 70 kDa protein 18-like — protein sequence MAGQGKKVAIGIDLGTTYSCVAVWKNDNIEIIVNDQGSRITPSYVAFKDSQRMIGDSAFNVAASNPTNTVFDAKRLIGRKFSDPIVQSDMKLWPFKVNSGLDDKPMIVVNYNDEEKHFSAEEISSMVLTKMREIAETYLRSTVNDVVITVPAYFNNSQRQATRDAGVIAGLNVMRILNEPTAAAIAYGLGKKPFHSGPRHVFIFDLGGGTLDVSVLTFEKENIHIKAIGGDTHLGGQDFDYTMVTYFMKEFLRKHKIDISGDPRALRRLKSACENAKRILSSNTETTIEIDCLKDGIDLCLPISRARFDELNKNHFNKCMEIVEKCLIDSKMDKSRIHDVVLVGGSTRIVKVQQLLSDFFEGKELCNSINVDEVVAYGAAVHASMLSGEISEKVQDLKLREVIPLSLGLEVIGGIMKIMIPRNTIFPINMEEVFTTHFHNQINIGINVYEGERQMIRDNNLLGTFTFKIPPVPAGVPQIKINFQINDDGILHVSTTEEILGVNKKVKIISDKERLSKEDIERMIKEAEEYREEDQRYKKKVEARNALQKYAYNMRNAINDKEISLKLSSNEKKEIDEKIDLVLMWLDVNVVAEQHDFEKFRRLLSSVFDPIIMKMIKDDVGSSVQQGTVVKNKKKRRWFLLLAKYTLQIVYTAATGDITGITSSIVGEFVK from the exons atggCAGGACAAGGAAAGAAAGTGGCAATAGGAATCGACCTAGGAACAACCTATTCTTGTGTTGCTGTGTGGAAGAATGATAATATAGAGATCATAGTGAACGATCAAGGGAGCAGAATAACACCTTCTTATGTTGCATTCAAGGACTCTCAAAGGATGATTGGTGATTCTGCTTTCAACGTGGCTGCTTCCAACCCAACCAACACTGTGTTCG ATGCAAAGAGGCTAATTGGTAGGAAGTTTAGCGACCCCATTGTTCAGAGTGATATGAAGTTATGGCCATTCAAAGTAAATAGTGGCCTCGATGACAAACCCATGATTGTCGTCAATTACAATGACGAGGAAAAGCATTTTTCTGCTGAGGAAATTTCATCCATGGTATTGACAAAAATGCGTGAGATTGCAGAAACTTACCTTAGATCAACAGTGAATGATGTTGTTATAACTGTGCCTGCTTACTTCAATAACTCACAAAGACAAGCTACTAGAGATGCAGGTGTTATTGCAGGCCTTAACGTTATGCGAATACTCAATGAGCCTACTGCAGCAGCAATTGCATATGGCCTTGGCAAGAAACCATTTCATTCTGGACCTAGACATGTCTTCATTTTTGATTTAGGCGGTGGTACATTGGATGTATCTGTTCTCACatttgagaaagaaaatatccATATTAAGGCCATTGGCGGAGACACCCACCTCGGGGGACAAGACTTTGATTATACAATGGTGACCTATTTCATGAAGGAGTTCCTGAGGAAGCATAAGATTGATATTAGTGGAGACCCAAGAGCCCTTAGGAGGTTGAAATCTGCTTGTGAAAATGCAAAGAGAATACTTTCTTCCAATACTGAGACCACCATTGAGATAGATTGTTTAAAAGATGGTATAGATCTATGCTTACCAATTAGTCGTGCAAGGTTTGATGAACTCAACAAGAATCACTTCAACAAGTGCATGGAGATTGTAGAAAAGTGTCTAATAGATAGCAAGATGGACAAGAGCAGAATTCATGATGTTGTCCTTGTTGGTGGATCTACAAGGATCGTTAAAGTGCAACAACTACTGAGTGATTTCTTTGAAGGGAAGGAATTATGCAATAGCATCAATGTGGATGAGGTGGTTGCATATGGTGCCGCTGTCCATGCATCTATGTTGAGTGGGGAAATTAGCGAAAAGGTTCAAGATTTGAAATTGAGGGAGGTCATTCCTTTGTCCCTTGGATTGGAAGTAATTGGAGGAATCATGAAAATAATGATTCCTAGGAATACCATATTTCCTATAAACATGGAAGAAGTATTCACCACACATTTCCACAACCAAATCAATATTGGTATTAATGTTTATGAGGGTGAGAGGCAAATGATCAGGGACAACAACTTGCTTGGAACATTTACGTTCAAAATTCCTCCAGTTCCGGCAGGTGTTCCTCAAATCAAGATCAACTTTCAAATTAATGATGATGGCATCTTACACGTCTCTACCACGGAAGAAATTCTTGGAGTTAATAAGAAGGTTAAAATAATAAGTGACAAGGAAAGACTATCAAAGGAGGACATTGAGAGAATGATCAAAGAAGCTGAGGAGTACAGGGAAGAGGACCAAAGGTATAAGAAGAAGGTAGAAGCAAGAAATGCACTGCAGAAGTATGCATACAACATGCGTAATGCCATAAATGATAAGGAGATTAGTTTGAAGCTTTCatcaaatgaaaagaaagagatagatgaaaaaattgatttggtttTAATGTGGCTTGATGTCAATGTGGTTGCAGAACAACACGATTTTGAGAAATTTCGAAGACTTCTTTCAAGTGTGTTTGATCCAATTATTATGAAGATGATAAAAGATGACGTGGGGAGTAGTGTGCAGCAAGGTACtgttgttaaaaataaaaagaagcgCCGTTGGTTCTTATTATTAGCAAAATATACTTTGCAGATAGTGTATACAGCTGCAACAGGTGACATCACCGGAATAACTTCTTCTATAGTTGGTGAGTTTGTCAAATAA